CACACGCCGAAAACAGATAGAAAACACGCAACACGTAAAGCGTAAAACGTAAAAGGAGAGGAGTGGCGGTTACGCACTACGCATTACGCTGTATTGTCCTGACTACATTTTACGAATTTCGCTTCACGCAAAGGAGGCACCATGAACGTCGGCTTTATTGGTGTTGGCAATATGGGGAACCCGATGGCAGCGAATCTTTTGAAAGCTGGCCATGCAATGAAGGTAACGGATTTACGCCGGGAAGCAGCGAAGAACTTGGAAGAAGCTGGCGCAACATGGGTCAATAGCGCAAAGGAAGCAGCAACCGGTGTCGACTACGTATTTCTCTCACTGCCAATGCCGAAGGATGTTGAGAATGTCGTCTTGTTGGACAATGGTATTCTGACGGTAATGAAAAGCGGGACAACGATCGTTGACATGAGTACCAACTCACCGACTGTAGTACGCAACTTAGCGCAAAAGACCACAGCCAAAGGCGTGCACTTTCTCGATGCTCCCGTGAGCGGTGGGGTACGTGGCGCTCGCAATGCAACGCTCGCGATCATGGCGGGTGGAGAGAAATCCGTCTATGACAAATGCGAGCCATTGCTCAAAGCAATGGGAGCCAATGTGTTCTATTGTGGCGACATCGGTGCTGGGAATGTCGTGAAGCTAGTGAACAACATGTTAGCCTTTATTCACATGATGGGGGCAGCAGAAGCTGTCGTCCTCGGCGCAAAAGCTGGGGTCGATCCCAATGTCATCTGGCAAGCAGTAAAGGCTAGCAGCGGCGGTAGCTTCGTGTGGGAGT
This portion of the Deltaproteobacteria bacterium genome encodes:
- a CDS encoding NAD(P)-dependent oxidoreductase, which encodes MNVGFIGVGNMGNPMAANLLKAGHAMKVTDLRREAAKNLEEAGATWVNSAKEAATGVDYVFLSLPMPKDVENVVLLDNGILTVMKSGTTIVDMSTNSPTVVRNLAQKTTAKGVHFLDAPVSGGVRGARNATLAIMAGGEKSVYDKCEPLLKAMGANVFYCGDIGAGNVVKLVNNMLAFIHMMGAAEAVVLGAKAGVDPNVIWQAVKASSGGSFVWESGTRAVLRDKLAPTFTIDLARKDIGLATQLAKEFGVPLTIGAAAEGLIDNYQKTGYAKEDVLATVKELEKLAGITVRGTWKE